DNA from Candidatus Cloacimonas acidaminovorans str. Evry:
TTAGATAAAAGCAATTTATACTTCGTCTTTTGCCGAATCTAAATTCGGTGAATAAAAGGGTTTTTACATAAAACGGACAATTGTTTCCAGTGGCTTTCTATCTTTACTTTTGGCAAAACCGCTAACCGCTTTGGAATATAATCCTTTTTTCTCTGCAGGATATCCCAAAGGTGCCATAGCTACAATTTTCCACTGAGCGGGAAGTTTTAAATAACTCTTCAGTTTCTTTTCGGAAAAAGCAGCCAGCCAACAACTTTCAATGCCATAGTTGCGGGCATACAATAGCATTTGATGAAAGGAAATAGCCGTATCTACCAAATAATAATCTTGTCCGTTAATTTTTATATTATCCTTCAAATCGGCACAGGCAATAATTAAACAGGGCGCATTATGAATGAAAAAATTGGAAAGCCCTATCAATCCGCAGTTTAATGCCAACTTCCGAATTTTGGCATTTTCCGTAAAAACCAGATAACGCCAGGGCTGACGATTTTGAGTTGAAGGAGCGCATCTTCCCGCTTCCAGAATTTGGTTTATAATATCTATAGGAATAGGGTCGGGTAAAAAATCCCGTACACTATGTCTTCCGAAAATCAATTCTTGGGCATCCATAACTCCAAATCCTCTTTTGTATTTATGTTTTTTAAGATACCATCATCCTCAACCGATACATCAAATATCGGTAAACCGCAGTTCTGAATAATATATTTCAAACCCTGTTTTTTATCGTCCTGTTCCAAGTTTAACAAAAAAGGTAGCAAAACAGGGTGTCCGCTTTTATTTTGATAAACGGGGCGAATAATAGCATCCGGATTTTGTTTATGGCATTTAATAAGTTCCTGAACCGTTTTTGCCTGCACAAAAGGAAAATCTACCGGAAAAATAAGGAAACCGCTATTTTTCTGTTTATTTTTCAATTCCTTAACAGCCAAGCGTAAAGTAGAAAGCATATCGGCAGTATTTTCATATCTTGCAGTAAAAATATCATCCACATCTGCCTGGGATAAGGTCTCCTTAATCTTTTCCAGAAAGCTTTGACCTTGAATTTTCACTTCGGCTTTAGGCAAACCAAATCGGTTCCCTTTACCCGAAGCAAGAATGATAGCTGTCACCTTCATAAAATTCTCTCAGCCCTAATCTCTATGTCCTCAGCTTTATATCTTCTGTCCTAAGCTATTGAATTCCTCAATTGCTTTATCCAATTCCTCAAGATTGTTTTCAAATG
Protein-coding regions in this window:
- a CDS encoding nitroreductase family protein, giving the protein MDAQELIFGRHSVRDFLPDPIPIDIINQILEAGRCAPSTQNRQPWRYLVFTENAKIRKLALNCGLIGLSNFFIHNAPCLIIACADLKDNIKINGQDYYLVDTAISFHQMLLYARNYGIESCWLAAFSEKKLKSYLKLPAQWKIVAMAPLGYPAEKKGLYSKAVSGFAKSKDRKPLETIVRFM
- a CDS encoding nucleotidyltransferase family protein, which translates into the protein MKVTAIILASGKGNRFGLPKAEVKIQGQSFLEKIKETLSQADVDDIFTARYENTADMLSTLRLAVKELKNKQKNSGFLIFPVDFPFVQAKTVQELIKCHKQNPDAIIRPVYQNKSGHPVLLPFLLNLEQDDKKQGLKYIIQNCGLPIFDVSVEDDGILKNINTKEDLELWMPKN